From a region of the Panicum virgatum strain AP13 chromosome 2K, P.virgatum_v5, whole genome shotgun sequence genome:
- the LOC120680787 gene encoding lysM domain-containing GPI-anchored protein LYP4-like gives MRPPPSPLLHHLRLLLFLAAVPSALSKSTLESCASATACPALLSYTLYADLKLAEVAALFAADPLAILAANAIDFAAPDPADRILPAGLPLRVPVPCACSDGIRKATSARYVARAGDTLASVAGSVYAGLTTADWIRDSNGMPEGAALDAGTTLFVPLHCACFGGADDGVPAVYLTYVVAGGDTVPAIARRFRTTGNDLMSVNDLATADVAAGDIIVVPLPACASSFPAYTSDAGLSVANGTYAITANRCVQCSCGPGNLDLFCVPAPLADSTCSSMQCGNSGMMLGNFTLQMTSAGCSVTSCSYGGYVNGTILTTLTTSLKPQCPGPHQFPPLMPPPTSSFFETYLGPSPTPMPSEGGVGPQMAGMAPTSSPPVSSGSPAPAADRRVGDALALFALCLVAANLLR, from the exons ATGCGGCCACCACCGTCGCCCCtgctccaccacctccgcctcctcctcttcctcgccgccgtgccgagTGCTCTATCCAAGTCGACGCTGGAGTCCTGCGCCTCGGCCACCGCCTGCCCGGCGCTGCTCTCCTACACGCTCTACGCGGACCTGAAGCTGGCCGAGGTCGCGGCGCTCTTCGCCGCCGACCCGCTCGCCATCCTGGCCGCCAACGCCATCGACTTCGCGGCGCCCGACCCCGCCGACCGCATCCTCCCCGCCGGCCTGCCCCTCCGCGTGCCGGTCCCCTGCGCCTGCTCCGACGGCATCCGCAAGGCCACCTCCGCCCGCTACGTGGCCCGCGCCGGGGACACGCTGGCGTCCGTCGCAGGGTCCGTCTACGCCGGGCTCACCACCGCCGACTGGATCCGCGACTCCAACGGCATGCCTGAGGGCGCCGCGCTCGACGCCGGGACCACGCTCTTCGTGCCGCTCCACTGCGCCTGCTtcggcggcgccgacgacggcgTGCCCGCGGTGTACCTGACCTACGTGGTGGCCGGGGGCGACACCGTGCCGGCCATCGCGCGGAGGTTCCGGACCACGGGGAACGACCTCATGAGCGTCAACGACCTGGCCAccgccgacgtcgccgccggggaCATCATCGTCGTGCCTCTGCccg CGTGCGCGTCGTCGTTCCCGGCGTACACGTCCGACGCCGGCCTGTCCGTGGCGAACGGGACCTACGCGATCACCGCCAACCGCTGCGTCCAGTGTAGCTGCGGCCCGGGCAACCTGGA CCTGTTCTGCGTGCCGGCGCCGCTGGCGGACTCGACCTGCTCCAGCATGCAGTGCGGCAACAGCGGCATGATGCTCGGCAACTTCACGCTCCAGATGACCAGCGCCGGCTGCAGCGTCACCTCCTGCAGCTACGGGGGATACGTGAACGGGACGATCCTCACCAC GCTAACCACGTCACTGAAGCCTCAGTGCCCAG GCCCGCACCAGTTCCCTCCGCTgatgccgccgccgacgtcgtcCTTCTTCGAGACGTACCTCGgcccgtcgccgacgccgatgCCATCTGAAGGGGGCGTCGGCCCGCAGATGGCTGGCATGGCGCCGACGAGCAGCCCGCCGGTGAGTTCCGGGAGTCCTGCCCCAGCAGCAGACCGGCGCGTCGGGGATGCTCTTGCACTGTTCGCTCTCTGCCTTGTCGCCGCCAACTTGCTGCGGTAG